The proteins below come from a single Manduca sexta isolate Smith_Timp_Sample1 chromosome 3, JHU_Msex_v1.0, whole genome shotgun sequence genomic window:
- the LOC115456034 gene encoding zinc finger protein GLI4, with protein MPDRESVGGPGSAGSAGFLPLQFPSAFAAFHATTPPGTPATMHHATHYHHHAQLAAAAAAAAGATSELSYLAALHPAYRPVPYDHPIYGANTLRGLEYLSAARSLHPELHAGSTLASQDFQLSLDGSRIASPTRLRLSGGAIGASANRKRAVSWSPYSAESLDLAAVIRASPASLAVRAPSAASTGSYGHLSAGAISPALSLSHASLAQQLLARGGVVGSSGVLAGGVLLDPAHQQAAAAAAHHAAHAHLVAGIHRSHISSPTQLLMGAPVDVRPGLGLDGTPPQHLQQPPQQSEVTSIMEADSASGMTQRKSPQSLMSHRDNMHSNKPLSAAAESTVHDGLDSKDEPGDFIETNCHWVDCKLEFPTQDDLVKHINTDHIHASKKAFVCRWVGCSRDEKPFKAQYMLVVHMRRHTGEKPHKCTFEGCCKAYSRLENLKTHLRSHTGEKPYTCEYPGCAKAFSNASDRAKHQNRTHSNEKPYVCKAPGCTKRYTDPSSLRKHVKTVHGAEFYASKKHKGCSRGDDSAESGGGGAGSSPRSEEGGVPGTARGHASSASVKSESPASPLPHGLHTPAHQLSAQCGGELDFGGAALGGFGDDNGAPYFRLDGEVEQEVVGEVGQLPLMLRAMVAIGEPRAHHHTPRFGNKMGVGRLMPPGHADIGGGGMPGRTELGTNVAVELKTGLPNTRRDSGISSGSSLYSARSSDISRKSSQASVVSGAVTGAAVAGPQRLVSQHQTVYDQLSPDSSRRSSQVSCVGYAPAPSSALAAVQAMRTSQGNQAVLLRGVTCSEVRAEELALELDPNVQVKEEARRLSEQSNLSDQAQTYQPYPCGTDDVGDAPFPFKTESDQETVTYKESRSNSTNTVVITTAQVHHPNQEVNLEQVAEGEMVENKLVIPDEMMQYLNQSILATESVTPAKTDSNQPEPENNDKDSATKDNASEIKNTNNSSDKISDVATSDDSLLKNLGAIGSDLNISDIQVDLRSLDVSMSGNSGSLLAAKTPDDKSTPLQEQVIPEVTAEKEKEFKPVTSAVTTNPLQSLQTMTANQTEQSNRIRVSLPQKQNSASPKTVISQNVLSPQNLPHSMLSPQSLPHSAMSPQSIMSPHNIPHTVMSPPSIYNVMSPQSVMSVMSPQQNAMSPQSMQSLMSPQMPNQMMMSPRHNNIGSPMSQNMASPMVNMASPMTQNIASPMSHGMPSPMHPGLQSPMAQGMASPMVSNMPMAMNGPGNQNIPNQIMNMNQGQMVPNYPNNVQNCPKMPNRNNIPNQYHNQNYQNQYPGQNQNVMRSQNVQQYPVMQQYNQNQMPMMHPMNQNQNMVYNNQMMNYQQMNYPNQSNQMHSLQMSRSSMMSVDNSANMSRGAMNNYCEPQNQCPPMQNPPYNPNMQYPQPPPYNSVVNNTNVMGPPPPKNNHQYNQTMMNNNQYYNHQRPYNQWDYPGNQFNKHNMQKSMQNSVNMSTGSQKPINGTRQMNCNQIKTDQTDCSMNSLRSQNNQTSEVQVWDISQSQIEASNGRKKNQNNTMRQETYQRTLEYVENCENWKSSEMVSSSTHPLQGGDNMVVNDLQTSLSSFYEENQYLQMIQ; from the exons GTCTGGAGTACTTAAGCGCGGCACGAAGTTTACACCCAGAGTTACACGCTGGCAGCACCCTCGCCAGCCAGGACTTCCAGCTTAGTTTAGATG GATCAAGAATAGCCTCCCCCACCAGGCTGAGGCTATCAGGAGGTGCGATAGGTGCTTCTGCTAACCGCAAGCGGGCTGTTTCCTGGAGTCCGTATTCAGCTGAGTCTTTGGACTTGGCTGCGGTTATCAGAGCATCCCCTGCCAGTCTGGCGGTTAGAGCGCCGTCAGCCGCCTCTACGGGGAGCTATGGACATCTCAGTGCTG GTGCGATATCACCAGCTTTATCTCTTTCCCACGCGTCGCTCGCGCAACAGCTTCTAGCGCGCGGTGGCGTGGTGGGCAGTAGTGGGGTTCTGGCTGGTGGTGTGCTGCTAGACCCTGCCCACCAGCAGGCGGCTGCAGCTGCCGCTCATCATGCCGCGCATGCTCACCTTGTGGCTGGAATTCACAG ATCTCACATATCCTCTCCAACTCAACTCCTGATGGGCGCTCCAGTGGATGTCAGGCCAGGGTTGGGCCTGGACGGTACACCGCCTCAACATTTACAACAGCCTCCGCAGCAATCTGAAGTGACGAGTATTATGGAAGCTGATAG TGCATCCGGCATGACTCAACGCAAGTCACCACAGAGTTTGATGTCGCATCGGGACAACATGCATAGCAACAAGCCGCTATCAGCAGCTGCGGAGAGTACAGTCCACGACGGACTCGACTCCAAAGACGAACCAGGAGACTTCATAGAAACTAATTGTCATTGG GTGGACTGCAAACTCGAGTTTCCGACTCAAGATGACCTGGTAAAGCACATCAATACAGACCACATCCACGCCAGTAAAAAGGCATTCGTGTGCAGATGGGTCGGCTGCTCCCGTGATGAAAAGCCGTTCAAGGCTCAATACATGCTCGTCGTGCATATGCGAAGACATACTGGCGAAAAGCCGCATAAGTGTACG tTCGAGGGTTGCTGCAAGGCCTACTCTCGGTTAGAGAACTTGAAGACCCACTTGAGGAGTCACACGGGCGAGAAGCCTTACACTTGCGAGTACCCTGGCTGCGCTAAAGCCTTCTCCAATGCTAGTGACAGAGCGAAACATCAGAACAGGACTCACAGTAATGAG AAACCCTACGTCTGCAAGGCTCCTGGATGCACGAAGCGGTATACGGATCCATCTTCCCTGAGAAAGCATGTGAAGACGGTCCACGGCGCAGAATTCTATGCCAGTAAAAAACATAAAG GTTGCAGCAGAGGCGACGACTCAGCAGAATCTGGCGGCGGTGGTGCGGGCTCGTCTCCTCGCTCGGAGGAGGGCGGAGTACCCGGCACCGCGCGGGGACACGCGTCCTCCGCCTCCGTCAAGAGCGAGAGTCCCGCTTCACCTCTCCCACATGGCCTGCATACTCCTGCGCATCAG CTGTCAGCACAATGTGGTGGAGAACTGGACTTTGGTGGTGCAGCGCTTGGAGGGTTTGGTGATGATAACGGCGCTCCATACTTCAGACTAGATGGAGag GTGGAACAAGAAGTAGTGGGCGAGGTTGGCCAACTGCCCCTGATGCTGCGCGCGATGGTGGCCATCGGCGAACCGCGGGCGCACCATCACACACCTCGGTTCGGGAACAAGATGGGCGTGGGACGTCTAATGCCACCAGGACATGCTGATATTGGCGGAG GTGGAATGCCAGGCAGAACTGAGCTAGGCACCAACGTTGCTGTAGAGTTGAAGACCGGACTCCCAAACACGAGACGGGACTCGGGAATCTCCTCTGGAAGCAGCCTATATAGCGCCag GTCTTCAGATATATCTCGAAAAAGCAGCCAAGCATCAGTCGTTTCTGGCGCAGTGACCGGTGCAGCGGTGGCTGGACCTCAGAGGCTGGTCTCTCAGCATCAGACAGTCTACGACCAGCTCTCGCCCGACAGCAGCCGCAG GTCTAGTCAAGTGTCTTGCGTGGGATATGCGCCTGCGCCTTCCTCCGCTCTCGCTGCCGTCCAAGCCATGAGAACATCACAAGGCAATCAG GCGGTTCTTCTTCGAGGAGTGACCTGCTCAGAGGTACGAGCTGAGGAGCTGGCCCTGGAGCTGGACCCCAACGTCCAGGTCAAGGAGGAGGCGAGGAGACTCTCCGAACAGTCGAACCTCAGCGACCAGGCGCAGACGTACCAGCCTTATCCATGTGGTACTGATGATGTG GGTGACGCTCCATTCCCGTTCAAGACAGAAAGTGACCAGGAGACAGTGACGTACAAAGAGTCTCGGTCCAACTCCACCAACACTGTGGTAATCACCACAGCGCAGGTCCACCATCCCAACCAGGAAGTCAATCTGGAACAG GTCGCTGAAGGCGAAATGGTGGAGAACAAGCTGGTAATACCAGATGAAATGATGCAATATCTTAACCAATCAATATTGGCAACCGAATCGGTAACACCAGCTAAAACTGACTCCAACCAGCCTGAACCGGAAAATAACGATAAAGACAGTGCTACCAAAGACAATgcaagtgaaataaaaaacacaaataattccAGTGACAAAATCAGTGACGTAGCGACCAGTGACGATTCCCTACTCAAAAACCTAGGTGCCATAGGAAGTGATCTCAATATAAGTGATATACAAGTCGATTTAAGGTCGCTAGATGTTAGCATGTCGGGTAACAGTGGCTCTCTCTTAGCCGCTAAAACGCCTGACGATAAATCAACGCCCTTACAGGAGCAAGTCATTCCAGAAGTGACTGCGGAGAAGGAAAAGGAATTTAAACCAGTGACTAGTGCTGTTACAACGAATCCATTGCAGTCGTTGCAAACTATGACAGCGAATCAGACGGAACAATCGAATAGGATAAGAGTTAGTTTGCCCCAGAAGCAGAATTCGGCGAGTCCTAAAACAGTCATCAGTCAGAATGTGCTAAGTCCTCAAAATCTGCCGCACAGTATGCTGAGTCCACAGAGCCTGCCTCACAGTGCAATGAGTCCTCAAAGTATCATGAGTCCTCACAACATCCCACATACTGTCATGAGTCCGCCAAGCATATACAATGTCATGAGTCCTCAAAGCGTCATGAGCGTGATGTCGCCTCAACAGAACGCTATGAGTCCTCAAAGCATGCAAAGCCTCATGAGTCCACAAATGCCAAATCAGATGATGATGAGTCCTCGACATAATAATATCGGTAGTCCTATGTCTCAAAATATGGCCAGTCCAATGGTGAATATGGCGAGCCCCATGACACAGAACATTGCTAGCCCCATGAGCCATGGCATGCCGAGTCCCATGCACCCTGGTCTACAAAGCCCAATGGCACAAGGAATGGCAAGTCCGATGGTGTCTAATATGCCGATGGCCATGAATGGTCCTGGAAACCAAAATATTCCAAACCAGATTATGAATATGAACCAAGGCCAAATGGTTCCTAACTACCCCAATAATGTACAGAATTGTCCAAAAATGcctaatagaaataatataccCAACCAATACCATAATCAAAATTATCAGAATCAATATCCAGGACAAAACCAAAACGTTATGCGAAGCCAAAACGTTCAACAGTATCCAGTTATGCAACAGTATAATCAGAATCAAATGCCTATGATGCATCCCATGAACCAAAATCAAAACATGGTGTATAACAATCAAATGATGAACTACCAACAAATGAACTATCCAAACCAAAGCAATCAGATGCATTCGCTACAAATGTCCAGATCTTCTATGATGAGTGTAGACAACAGTGCCAACATGAGCAGAGGAGCCATGAACAATTATTGTGAACCTCAAAACCAGTGTCCACCAATGCAGAACCCCCCTTACAACCCCAACATGCAATATCCTCAACCACCACCGTACAATTCTGTAGTAAACAACACGAATGTAATGGGTCCACCGCCACCGAAGAACAATCACCAATACAACCAAACTATGATGAACAACAACCAGTATTACAACCATCAGAGGCCGTACAACCAATGGGACTACCCAGGCAACCAGTTTAACAAACACAACATGCAGAAATCAATGCAAAATTCAGTAAACATGTCAACGGGGAGCCAGAAACCGATCAACGGCACGAGACAGATGAACTGCAATCAAATAAAGACGGACCAAACCGATTGCAGTATGAACAGTTTGAGGAGTCAAAACAACCAAACCAGCGAGGTCCAGGTTTGGGACATATCTCAGTCCCAAATAGAAGCTAGTAATGGAAGAAAGAAGAATCAGAACAACACAATGCGCCAGGAAACGTACCAGAGAACGTTGGAGTATGTTGAAAATTGCGAGAATTGGAAGAGTTCCGAAATGGTATCGAGCAGTACGCACCCGTTACAAGGCGGTGATAACATGGTTGTGAACGATCTTCAGACATCCTTATCTTCGTTTTATGAAGAGAACCAATACCTCCAGATGATACAAtag